A window from Sus scrofa isolate TJ Tabasco breed Duroc chromosome 2, Sscrofa11.1, whole genome shotgun sequence encodes these proteins:
- the NDUFA11 gene encoding NADH dehydrogenase [ubiquinone] 1 alpha subcomplex subunit 11: MAKTLLHKYSDIPEGTECHRKAYASTSIGGATGLIVSAYSIALKPPASFLEGVARTGRYTFTSAAIGAIFGLTSCISAQVREKPDDPLNYFIGGCAGGLTLGARTRSYGIGAAACAYMGLTAALVKMGQLEGWQVFAEPKV; this comes from the exons ATGGCCAAGACGCTTCTTCACAAGTACTCGGATATCCCCGAAGGCACCGAGTGCCACCGCAAGGCCTATGCCAGCACCAGTATCGGTGGTGCCACTG gcctgATTGTCTCTGCCTACAGTATTGCGCTCAAgcccccagcctccttcctggaGGGAGTGGCAAGGACAGGACGGTACACATTTACCTCAG CTGCCATCGGCGCCATATTCGGCCTCACATCCTGCATCAGCGCCCAGGTTCGCGAGAAGCCTGACGACCCTCTGAACTACTTCATTGGAGGCTGCGCCGGAGGCTTGACCCTGGGAGCACGCA CCCGCAGCTATGGGATCGGAGCCGCCGCCTGCGCGTACATGGGCTTGACAGCTGCCCTAGTCAAGATGGGCCAGCTGGAGGGCTGGCAGGTGTTCGCAGAGCCCAAGGTGTGA